A genomic segment from Janthinobacterium sp. 64 encodes:
- a CDS encoding ribonucleotide reductase subunit alpha: protein MSITDYASLLRSARDQEQPQRLLFTFTQAQAQPGGQGKSLTPVMCADKLPDELGSFETLMEESKQMQTHWDVVFVGGLAGQGGQPPAAQECEAPLRAMVTAIEQGRIDGLLAFDRSGDLLRFS from the coding sequence ATGTCGATTACCGATTACGCCAGCCTGCTGCGCAGCGCCCGCGACCAGGAACAGCCGCAACGCCTGCTGTTCACCTTTACCCAGGCACAGGCACAGCCTGGCGGCCAGGGCAAGTCCCTCACGCCCGTGATGTGCGCCGACAAGCTGCCCGATGAACTGGGCAGCTTCGAGACATTGATGGAGGAGTCGAAACAGATGCAGACGCACTGGGACGTGGTCTTCGTGGGGGGACTGGCGGGCCAGGGCGGCCAGCCGCCCGCCGCGCAGGAATGCGAAGCGCCCCTGCGCGCCATGGTGACGGCCATCGAGCAAGGCCGCATCGACGGCCTGCTGGCGTTTGACCGCAGCGGGGATTTGTTACGTTTTAGCTGA
- a CDS encoding carbonic anhydrase, with amino-acid sequence MEELEKFVNGFSLFQQQYFSEPQTLYDSLRDGQRPTTLLIGCCDSRVDPMLLTGSDPGDMFVVRNIANLVPPCTPDAPPGVSSAIEFAVCKLEVARVIVLGHARCGGIRALLEPQPRAEGQETDFVGQWMRIAEPVAQRVRRELAHRSSEEQHHACELASILQSLDNLLTYPWLKRRVEQGVLKLHGWYFDIDSGALMAYSARQQQFLPLVCPIERARHLHERPWPDSAKT; translated from the coding sequence ATGGAAGAACTGGAAAAATTCGTCAACGGCTTCAGCCTGTTTCAGCAGCAGTATTTCAGCGAGCCGCAGACCTTGTACGACAGCCTGCGCGACGGGCAACGGCCCACGACCTTGCTGATCGGCTGCTGCGATTCGAGGGTCGACCCCATGCTGCTGACGGGCAGCGACCCGGGTGACATGTTCGTCGTGCGCAATATCGCCAACCTGGTGCCGCCGTGTACCCCGGACGCGCCGCCTGGCGTCAGCTCGGCCATCGAGTTTGCCGTCTGCAAGCTCGAAGTGGCCAGGGTCATCGTGCTGGGCCATGCGCGCTGCGGCGGCATCCGCGCGCTGCTGGAACCGCAGCCGCGCGCGGAAGGGCAGGAAACGGACTTCGTGGGACAGTGGATGCGCATCGCCGAACCGGTGGCGCAGCGCGTGCGGCGCGAGCTGGCGCACCGCTCATCGGAAGAACAGCACCATGCGTGCGAGCTGGCCAGCATATTGCAGTCGCTCGACAACCTGCTCACCTACCCATGGCTGAAGCGCCGGGTGGAGCAGGGGGTGTTGAAATTGCATGGATGGTATTTCGATATCGACAGCGGCGCGCTGATGGCGTATTCGGCGCGCCAGCAGCAGTTTTTGCCGCTGGTCTGCCCAATTGAAAGGGCGCGCCATTTGCATGAGCGCCCTTGGCCGGACTCAGCTAAAACGTAA
- a CDS encoding Gfo/Idh/MocA family protein, whose product MTTQINRRNFLSASAALAGGAMAGSALLPGDASAAPAAGRDKVRLGLIGTGMRGQVLLAELVRRDDVEVVALCDIEPIMLKHALGQVAKAGKPRPRTYGEDRDEKSYKRMLDAGGLDGVIIATPWEFHAPMAIAAMQAKIAVGCEVVAGITLQDHWDVLNTQLKTGTPYMLLENVCYRRDVMAALQMVRAGLFGELLHLQGGYQHDLRAVKFNSGNPAKPYGGGVEFGEKGWSEAHWRTQHSVERNGELYPSHGIGPCAMYTNINRGNRFTRINAFATKARGLHDYIVKQPGGAQHANAKVKFKLGDVVTTTLACENGETIILQHDTSLPRPYSLGFRVQGTDGLWMDLNNSIHIEGVSKPHQWDDFKVYQDKYEHPVWRKYAAQAEGAGHGGMDFFVIHAFVEALKANAPMPIDIYDAVTWSAITPLSEQSIAANFQTLDFPDFTGGQWKSRKPIFALDGKY is encoded by the coding sequence ATGACGACACAAATCAATCGACGCAATTTCCTGTCCGCCAGCGCCGCGCTGGCCGGTGGCGCCATGGCCGGCAGCGCCTTGCTGCCCGGCGACGCCAGCGCCGCACCGGCCGCCGGCCGCGACAAGGTTCGCCTGGGCCTGATCGGCACGGGCATGCGCGGCCAGGTGCTGCTGGCCGAACTGGTGCGCCGCGACGACGTGGAAGTGGTCGCCCTGTGCGATATCGAACCGATCATGCTGAAACACGCGCTGGGCCAGGTGGCCAAGGCCGGCAAGCCGCGTCCGCGCACGTATGGCGAAGACCGCGACGAGAAATCCTACAAGCGCATGCTGGACGCGGGCGGCCTCGATGGCGTGATCATCGCCACGCCGTGGGAATTCCACGCGCCGATGGCGATCGCTGCGATGCAGGCGAAGATCGCAGTCGGTTGCGAAGTGGTGGCCGGCATCACGCTGCAAGACCACTGGGATGTGCTCAATACCCAGCTGAAGACGGGCACGCCCTACATGTTGCTGGAAAATGTATGCTACCGCCGCGACGTGATGGCTGCGCTGCAGATGGTGCGCGCGGGCCTGTTCGGCGAACTGCTGCACCTGCAGGGCGGCTACCAGCACGACCTGCGCGCCGTCAAATTCAACAGCGGCAATCCGGCCAAGCCGTATGGCGGCGGCGTGGAATTCGGCGAGAAGGGCTGGTCGGAAGCCCATTGGCGCACGCAGCACTCGGTCGAGCGCAATGGCGAACTGTATCCAAGCCACGGCATCGGCCCCTGCGCCATGTACACCAACATCAACCGCGGCAACCGTTTTACGCGCATCAACGCCTTCGCCACCAAGGCGCGCGGCTTGCACGACTACATCGTCAAGCAGCCGGGCGGCGCGCAGCATGCGAACGCCAAGGTGAAATTCAAACTGGGCGACGTGGTCACCACCACGCTGGCGTGCGAGAACGGCGAAACCATCATCCTGCAGCACGATACGAGCCTGCCGCGCCCTTATTCGCTGGGCTTCCGCGTGCAAGGCACGGATGGCCTGTGGATGGACTTGAACAATTCGATTCACATCGAAGGCGTCAGCAAGCCGCATCAGTGGGACGACTTCAAGGTCTACCAGGACAAGTATGAGCATCCGGTCTGGCGCAAGTACGCGGCGCAAGCGGAAGGCGCGGGCCACGGCGGCATGGACTTCTTCGTCATCCACGCCTTTGTCGAAGCCCTGAAGGCCAACGCGCCGATGCCGATCGATATCTACGACGCCGTGACGTGGAGCGCCATCACGCCGCTGTCCGAGCAATCGATCGCGGCCAACTTCCAGACCCTGGACTTCCCCGACTTCACGGGCGGGCAGTGGAAATCGCGCAAGCCGATCTTCGCCCTCGACGGCAAGTACTAA
- a CDS encoding NarK family nitrate/nitrite MFS transporter, with translation MSRYMINTWEPESPSFWQNTGKSTAARNLWISIPALLLAFAVWMVWSVVVVNLPNIGFTYSNNQLFWLTALPGLSGATLRIFYSFMVPIFGGRRWTAISTGSLLIPAIGIGLAVQDVNTGYPTMLILALLCGFGGGNFASSMANISFFYPKASKGFALGMNAGLGNLGVSVVQFVVPLVITFAVFGAWGGDSLTWVKNGVSKDMWLQNAGFIWVPFIALSTLLAWFGMNDLASAKASFSEQAVIFKRKHNWLMCWLYTGTFGSFIGYSAAFPLLIKIQFPDVNPLDYAFLGPLVGALSRVAGGVISDKLGGARVTLWSFLLMIAAVLGVLYFMPQGGVGGSFSGFFWMFMLLFAGTGIGNASTFRMIPVIFLTEHQRAAAGKGKAVQEQAIVDANKEGAAVLGFTSAVAAYGAFFIPKSYGTSIALTGSPDAALWCFIGFYVSCIAITWWCYARKNAAMPC, from the coding sequence ATCAGCCGCTATATGATCAATACCTGGGAGCCGGAAAGCCCCAGCTTCTGGCAAAACACGGGCAAGTCCACGGCCGCGCGCAATCTGTGGATTTCGATTCCCGCGCTGCTGCTGGCGTTCGCCGTGTGGATGGTGTGGAGCGTGGTGGTGGTCAACCTGCCCAACATCGGTTTCACCTACAGTAACAACCAGCTGTTCTGGCTGACGGCCTTGCCGGGCCTGTCCGGCGCCACCTTGCGCATCTTTTATTCGTTCATGGTGCCGATTTTCGGCGGGCGCCGCTGGACGGCCATTTCCACGGGCTCGCTGCTGATTCCCGCCATCGGCATCGGCCTGGCCGTGCAGGACGTGAACACGGGCTATCCGACCATGCTGATCCTGGCCCTGCTGTGCGGCTTCGGTGGCGGCAATTTCGCCTCGTCGATGGCCAACATCAGCTTTTTCTACCCGAAGGCAAGCAAGGGTTTCGCGCTGGGCATGAATGCGGGCCTGGGCAACCTGGGCGTGTCGGTGGTGCAGTTCGTCGTGCCGCTGGTGATCACGTTTGCCGTCTTCGGTGCCTGGGGCGGCGATTCGCTTACCTGGGTGAAAAATGGCGTGAGCAAGGACATGTGGCTGCAAAACGCGGGCTTCATCTGGGTGCCGTTCATCGCGCTGTCGACGTTGCTGGCCTGGTTCGGCATGAATGACCTGGCCTCGGCGAAAGCTTCTTTTTCCGAGCAGGCCGTGATCTTCAAGCGCAAGCACAACTGGCTCATGTGCTGGCTGTACACGGGCACCTTCGGCTCCTTCATCGGTTATTCGGCCGCGTTTCCGCTGCTGATCAAGATCCAGTTCCCCGACGTCAATCCGCTCGATTACGCCTTCCTGGGCCCCCTGGTCGGTGCGCTGTCGCGCGTGGCCGGCGGCGTGATTTCCGATAAACTGGGCGGCGCCCGCGTCACCCTGTGGTCTTTCCTGCTGATGATTGCCGCCGTGCTGGGCGTGCTGTACTTCATGCCGCAAGGCGGCGTTGGCGGTAGCTTCAGCGGCTTCTTCTGGATGTTCATGCTGCTGTTCGCCGGCACGGGCATCGGCAATGCATCGACCTTCCGCATGATCCCCGTGATCTTTTTGACGGAGCACCAGCGCGCTGCCGCCGGCAAGGGCAAGGCGGTGCAGGAGCAAGCCATCGTTGACGCCAACAAGGAAGGCGCGGCCGTCCTGGGATTCACGTCGGCCGTGGCCGCGTATGGCGCCTTCTTCATCCCGAAAAGCTATGGCACCTCGATTGCGCTGACGGGCAGCCCCGACGCGGCCCTGTGGTGTTTCATCGGCTTTTATGTCAGCTGCATCGCGATCACCTGGTGGTGCTATGCGCGCAAGAACGCGGCGATGCCTTGCTAG
- a CDS encoding GNAT family N-acetyltransferase, which produces MQNIHATDPIVTRLAQADDVAAMLACDAYAQAHASRGEAVRAAVGKGHCQLAIRAGQVAGYVLMHDDFFGHGFVSLVMVSAAHQRCGVGLRLLAAAAAACRTEKLFTSTNQSNGAAQQLFASAGFVRSGRIEHLDEGDPELVYVKFLR; this is translated from the coding sequence ATGCAGAACATTCACGCAACAGACCCCATCGTTACCCGCTTGGCCCAGGCTGATGATGTGGCAGCCATGCTGGCCTGCGATGCGTATGCGCAGGCGCACGCCAGCCGGGGCGAGGCCGTGCGCGCCGCCGTCGGCAAGGGGCACTGCCAGCTGGCCATCCGCGCTGGCCAGGTGGCCGGCTATGTGCTCATGCACGACGACTTCTTCGGTCACGGCTTTGTCTCGCTGGTCATGGTCTCGGCCGCGCATCAGCGCTGCGGCGTGGGATTGCGCCTGCTGGCCGCCGCCGCAGCCGCATGCCGGACAGAGAAACTGTTCACGTCGACGAACCAGTCCAACGGCGCCGCGCAACAGCTGTTCGCCAGCGCGGGTTTCGTGCGCAGCGGCCGGATCGAGCATCTCGACGAGGGCGATCCGGAACTCGTGTACGTCAAATTCCTGCGTTAG
- a CDS encoding SirB2 family protein, whose protein sequence is MDYLSLKHFHMACAAASGCLFLLRGAWMLRASPLLQQRWVKILPHLVDTALLASAITLAVWSGQSPGSQPWLAAKLCALLAYIVLGTIALKRGKTPAVRGAAFALAVLVFAYIIAVAVTKQAWPL, encoded by the coding sequence ATGGATTACCTGAGCCTCAAGCATTTCCACATGGCTTGCGCCGCTGCCAGCGGCTGTCTGTTCCTGTTGCGCGGCGCCTGGATGCTGCGCGCCTCGCCGCTGCTGCAGCAGCGCTGGGTAAAAATCCTGCCGCACCTGGTCGACACGGCCCTGCTGGCCAGCGCCATCACCCTGGCCGTGTGGAGCGGCCAGTCGCCCGGTAGCCAGCCCTGGCTGGCCGCCAAGCTGTGCGCGCTGCTGGCCTACATCGTGCTGGGCACCATCGCCCTGAAACGGGGCAAGACGCCGGCCGTGCGCGGCGCCGCCTTCGCGCTCGCCGTGCTGGTCTTCGCCTACATCATCGCCGTCGCCGTCACCAAACAGGCCTGGCCGCTCTGA
- a CDS encoding TonB-dependent receptor, which produces MHTTRLKLRDISRAAAIVIALAAGVPGQAWAQSNATSTIFGEVSAPAGATVVLENLATGVRRTLTPDTSGRYVANSMPPGRYAVRVLRAGSVEASQEVEALIGAGAEANFGPASAAGAVGQEQTVVVKASRNTIDVSNTNNGVIFMAKELKALPVGNDVASIVQLTPGVARGTNSVYGNAPSIGGSGQSENAFYVNGFPITNILTQVGASELPFGAISNLQVLSGGYGSEFGRSTGGVINITTKSGGNKVEFGGKVSIIPRSLKGTTENRYYPNTGANPGTDGTLKYWNRDNGSTSKVVGLYGSGPLIENKLFAFVALEQTRTDGGAVAGARDDMVNKVLPNGWRESKSKVDRMMAKLDYNLTDDHHFEYTKLYDRTTTDSQSYGFDYATLKRNNVPGGGSETTINCCGSSAAPGANVDIFKYTGYLTDKLTVTAMMGQSRTSHRRTPEGYNPLLAQTSSNESTQVPGLTYTNPQTVTGTLVDPSSADRQKAKRLDLEYKLGKHSLRGGIDRIDVESQVGLSLAGGYRWRYEKVKDPTLLINGAFETPAQGNGYGKDGYYVSKELNANLARPTSVQSAQYIQDHYQVTEWVLLDLGLRREQFTNYSTDGVAFISQRNMIAPRVGATWDYLGDGTLKFFANGGRYHLPVPSNLSSNMASPFLATSEMFTYTGVDPVTGAPTGLHAISKPYSANNAYGQSRDAREVTAVGLKPLSQDEFSLGFERALSKKLVVGASVLYRKLNDTNDDTCDARPLQAWATRNGVDTANWSGFQCAIINPGRDNSLMVDFDDGKGLRRVDISAAEWGNPLPSRTYRALNMFVEHPYTNGWYGKLTYTLSGLKGNMEGQTDSIGGGDVGLTVSDDHKELMYNAYGYLPGDHRHAFKAYGFMQLIPDVMVGANLSLISGAPRNCIGALPDNLKFEGNYGDSYFYCNGKPAPRGSQGRLPWQAQLDMNVAYTPSAVKGLSLKVDVFNVFNSQTVTRYTETREDHGAISRNYLQVDGRTAPRSVRFTAEYTY; this is translated from the coding sequence ATGCATACCACCCGACTCAAATTGCGCGACATCAGCCGCGCCGCCGCGATCGTGATCGCCCTGGCGGCAGGCGTGCCAGGCCAGGCCTGGGCACAGTCGAATGCCACCAGTACCATTTTCGGCGAAGTGAGCGCACCGGCCGGCGCCACCGTGGTGCTGGAAAACCTGGCGACGGGCGTGCGGCGTACCCTGACGCCCGATACGTCGGGCCGCTATGTGGCCAATTCCATGCCGCCAGGGCGCTATGCGGTGCGCGTGCTGCGTGCCGGCTCGGTGGAAGCGTCGCAGGAAGTCGAAGCCCTGATCGGCGCCGGTGCGGAAGCGAACTTCGGTCCGGCCAGCGCGGCCGGTGCCGTGGGCCAGGAGCAAACCGTCGTGGTGAAAGCGTCGCGCAACACGATCGACGTGTCGAACACGAACAATGGCGTGATCTTCATGGCCAAGGAATTGAAAGCGCTGCCGGTCGGGAACGACGTCGCTTCCATCGTGCAGCTGACGCCGGGCGTGGCCCGTGGCACCAACAGCGTGTATGGCAATGCGCCATCGATCGGCGGCTCGGGCCAGTCGGAAAACGCCTTCTACGTCAACGGTTTCCCCATCACGAACATCCTCACCCAGGTGGGCGCGTCGGAACTGCCGTTTGGCGCGATCTCGAACCTGCAGGTGCTGTCGGGCGGCTACGGCTCGGAGTTTGGCCGTTCCACGGGCGGCGTGATCAACATCACGACCAAGAGCGGCGGCAACAAGGTCGAATTCGGCGGCAAGGTTTCCATCATCCCCCGTTCGCTGAAGGGGACTACGGAAAACCGGTACTACCCGAACACGGGCGCCAATCCGGGCACGGATGGCACCTTGAAGTACTGGAACCGCGATAACGGCAGCACCAGCAAGGTCGTCGGCTTGTATGGCAGCGGGCCGCTGATCGAGAACAAGCTGTTCGCCTTCGTGGCGCTGGAACAGACGCGCACGGACGGCGGCGCCGTCGCCGGTGCGCGCGACGACATGGTGAACAAGGTGTTGCCGAACGGCTGGCGCGAAAGCAAGAGCAAGGTTGACCGCATGATGGCCAAGTTGGACTACAACCTGACGGACGACCATCACTTCGAATACACCAAGTTGTATGACCGCACGACTACGGATAGCCAGAGCTATGGCTTCGACTATGCCACCTTGAAACGCAACAACGTGCCTGGAGGCGGCAGCGAGACCACTATCAACTGCTGCGGCTCGTCGGCCGCGCCGGGCGCGAATGTCGATATCTTCAAGTATACGGGCTACCTGACGGACAAGCTGACGGTGACGGCCATGATGGGGCAGTCGCGCACTTCGCACCGCCGTACCCCGGAAGGCTACAATCCGCTGCTGGCGCAAACGTCGTCGAATGAATCGACCCAGGTGCCTGGCCTGACGTACACCAATCCGCAAACGGTGACCGGTACTCTGGTCGACCCGTCGTCGGCAGACCGCCAGAAGGCCAAGCGCCTGGACCTGGAATACAAGCTGGGCAAGCATTCGCTGCGCGGCGGCATCGACCGCATCGACGTGGAATCGCAAGTGGGCCTGAGCCTGGCCGGCGGCTACCGCTGGAGGTACGAGAAGGTCAAGGATCCGACGCTCTTGATCAACGGCGCCTTTGAGACGCCGGCCCAGGGCAACGGCTATGGCAAGGATGGCTATTACGTCAGCAAGGAATTGAACGCCAACCTGGCGCGTCCGACCAGCGTGCAATCGGCGCAGTACATCCAGGATCACTATCAGGTCACGGAGTGGGTACTGCTGGACCTGGGCCTGCGCCGCGAGCAGTTCACCAACTACAGCACCGATGGCGTGGCCTTCATTTCTCAGCGCAACATGATCGCCCCGCGCGTGGGCGCTACCTGGGATTACCTGGGCGACGGCACCCTGAAATTCTTCGCCAACGGCGGCCGCTACCACCTGCCGGTGCCATCGAATTTGTCGAGCAACATGGCCAGCCCCTTCCTGGCCACCAGCGAGATGTTCACCTACACGGGCGTCGATCCCGTGACGGGCGCGCCGACGGGCCTGCATGCGATCAGCAAGCCGTATTCGGCCAACAACGCGTATGGCCAGAGCCGCGATGCGCGCGAAGTGACGGCCGTTGGCCTGAAACCGCTGTCGCAGGATGAATTCTCGCTGGGCTTCGAACGCGCCCTGAGCAAGAAGCTGGTGGTGGGCGCCAGCGTCCTGTACCGCAAGCTGAACGACACCAACGACGATACCTGCGACGCGCGTCCGCTGCAAGCCTGGGCCACGCGCAACGGCGTCGATACGGCTAACTGGAGCGGCTTCCAGTGTGCCATCATCAACCCGGGCCGCGACAACAGCCTGATGGTGGACTTTGACGATGGCAAGGGCCTGCGCCGCGTGGATATATCGGCGGCAGAGTGGGGCAACCCGCTGCCATCGCGCACCTACCGCGCCTTGAACATGTTCGTCGAGCACCCGTACACGAACGGCTGGTACGGCAAGCTGACCTACACCTTGTCCGGCCTGAAGGGCAATATGGAAGGCCAGACGGACAGCATCGGCGGCGGCGACGTGGGCTTGACGGTCAGCGACGACCACAAGGAGCTGATGTACAACGCGTATGGCTATCTGCCGGGCGACCACCGCCACGCTTTCAAGGCCTACGGCTTCATGCAGCTCATCCCGGACGTGATGGTGGGCGCCAACCTGTCGCTGATCTCGGGCGCGCCGCGCAACTGCATCGGCGCGCTGCCCGATAACCTGAAGTTCGAGGGCAATTACGGCGATTCCTACTTCTATTGCAACGGCAAGCCGGCGCCGCGCGGCAGCCAGGGCCGCCTGCCGTGGCAAGCCCAGCTGGACATGAATGTGGCCTATACTCCCAGCGCCGTCAAAGGCCTGAGCCTGAAAGTGGACGTGTTCAACGTCTTCAACAGCCAGACCGTCACCCGCTATACCGAAACGCGCGAAGACCATGGCGCCATCTCCCGCAATTACCTGCAGGTCGATGGCCGCACGGCGCCGCGTTCCGTGCGCTTCACGGCTGAATACACCTATTAA
- a CDS encoding DUF3472 domain-containing protein — MKHTNSLLCAVLAAMPLLVTCVAACVAAPVARATPATVELAGNAFITSGQEGAVIGEHGLSGWSNPAAVASTYFRVAEAGPVQVALDASLADGGNSTIRVTINGALFDVRLAGKARKTYAVGTVNVPAAGYVKVDLQGISRAKATFGDVTALKVTAGATLNYANDPANYYWSRRGPSVHMGYTVPANTEYFYNEMTIPVGQDAIGSYFMANGFGQGYMGIQVKSPAERWILFSVWDADNGAKTTLVSKGAGVIDNAFGGEGTGGQTYLSYDWAAGTTYRFITRARPDGKGGSDYSAWFFAPETGKWRYIATWKRPAISTYLTRVHSFLENFIDTRGYTQRRVQFGNQWARNVSGTWSEVTAGRFTGDATATNAQRMDYAGGLENGKFFLHNGGFFAGYVKTGQNFTRPATGQAPAVDVAALPMQ, encoded by the coding sequence ATGAAACACACAAATTCATTGCTCTGCGCAGTCCTTGCCGCCATGCCTTTACTGGTCACCTGCGTGGCCGCCTGCGTGGCCGCGCCCGTGGCGCGCGCGACGCCCGCCACTGTGGAACTGGCCGGCAACGCCTTCATCACCAGCGGGCAGGAGGGCGCCGTCATCGGCGAGCATGGCCTGTCCGGCTGGAGCAATCCGGCTGCCGTCGCCAGCACGTATTTCCGCGTGGCCGAAGCGGGTCCCGTCCAGGTGGCGCTCGACGCCAGCCTGGCCGATGGCGGCAACAGCACCATCCGCGTGACGATCAACGGCGCGCTGTTCGACGTCAGGCTGGCCGGCAAGGCCCGCAAAACCTACGCCGTGGGCACGGTGAACGTGCCGGCGGCCGGTTATGTGAAGGTGGACTTGCAGGGAATCTCGCGCGCCAAGGCCACGTTTGGCGACGTCACGGCGCTGAAGGTGACGGCAGGTGCCACGCTGAACTATGCCAACGATCCCGCCAATTACTACTGGTCGCGACGGGGGCCGTCCGTGCACATGGGCTATACGGTGCCGGCCAATACCGAGTATTTTTATAACGAGATGACGATACCCGTCGGCCAGGACGCCATCGGTTCCTACTTCATGGCCAACGGCTTCGGCCAGGGCTACATGGGCATCCAGGTGAAGTCACCCGCCGAGCGCTGGATATTGTTTTCCGTGTGGGACGCCGACAATGGCGCCAAGACCACTCTGGTCAGCAAGGGCGCCGGCGTCATCGACAATGCGTTTGGCGGCGAGGGCACGGGCGGGCAGACCTATCTGTCGTATGACTGGGCGGCCGGCACCACGTACCGCTTCATCACGCGCGCGCGGCCCGACGGCAAGGGCGGCAGCGATTATTCGGCCTGGTTCTTCGCGCCGGAGACGGGCAAGTGGCGCTACATCGCCACCTGGAAGCGGCCGGCGATTTCCACGTATCTGACGCGCGTGCATTCCTTCCTCGAGAACTTCATCGATACGCGGGGCTATACGCAGCGCCGCGTCCAGTTCGGCAACCAGTGGGCCAGGAACGTTTCCGGTACATGGTCCGAAGTGACTGCGGGAAGGTTCACCGGCGACGCCACGGCCACCAATGCGCAGCGCATGGATTACGCGGGCGGCCTGGAAAACGGCAAGTTCTTCCTGCATAACGGCGGCTTTTTTGCCGGGTACGTGAAAACCGGCCAGAACTTCACGCGCCCGGCCACGGGCCAGGCGCCCGCCGTCGACGTGGCGGCCTTGCCGATGCAATAG
- a CDS encoding MFS transporter encodes MRRKQASVLISSTFAFTICFAVWMMFAVLGIPIKTSLGLTETQFGLLAAMPVLTGSLVRVPLGIWTDKYGGRRVFFWLMLASVVPIYLISYATAYWHFLVLGMFVGLAGGSFSVGTPYVARWYEKERRGLAMGIFGAGNSGSALTKFVAPGIVAAFGWQMLPKVYAVAMLATAIIFWLFSYTDKSHLAPSGESFSAQMKVLKDPRVWRYCQYYSVVFGGYVALALWMTKYYVAEYGFDLKHAALLAACFSLPGGVLRAFGGWISDKYGAAKVTWAVMWVCWVCFFLLSYPQTQMVVETVTGPLAFHIGLSPLWFTVLLFIVGIAMAVGKASVFKFIGDDFSDNIGAVSGVVGLAGGLGGFILPVMFGALVDFTGVRSSSFMLLYGTVCVSLVWMYFSFKPLRAAPTTQPAGVTL; translated from the coding sequence ATGCGGCGCAAGCAGGCGTCCGTGCTGATCAGCAGTACCTTCGCCTTCACCATCTGCTTTGCAGTCTGGATGATGTTTGCCGTGCTCGGCATCCCCATCAAGACCAGCCTGGGCTTGACTGAAACGCAATTCGGCCTGCTGGCCGCCATGCCCGTGCTGACGGGCTCTCTCGTGCGCGTGCCGCTGGGCATCTGGACGGACAAATACGGCGGACGCCGCGTCTTCTTTTGGCTGATGCTGGCCAGCGTGGTGCCGATCTACCTGATTTCCTACGCCACCGCCTACTGGCACTTCCTCGTGCTGGGCATGTTCGTGGGCCTGGCGGGCGGCTCGTTCTCCGTCGGCACGCCGTATGTGGCGCGCTGGTATGAAAAGGAGCGCCGCGGCCTGGCGATGGGCATCTTCGGCGCCGGCAACTCCGGTTCCGCGCTGACCAAGTTCGTCGCGCCGGGCATCGTCGCCGCCTTCGGCTGGCAGATGCTGCCCAAGGTGTATGCGGTGGCCATGCTGGCCACGGCCATCATCTTCTGGCTGTTTTCGTACACGGACAAATCGCACCTGGCGCCATCGGGCGAAAGTTTTTCGGCGCAGATGAAGGTGCTGAAGGACCCGCGCGTGTGGCGCTACTGCCAGTACTACTCGGTGGTGTTTGGCGGCTATGTGGCGCTGGCGCTGTGGATGACGAAGTATTACGTGGCCGAATACGGTTTTGATTTGAAGCACGCGGCGCTGCTGGCTGCCTGCTTCTCGCTGCCGGGCGGCGTGCTGCGCGCGTTTGGCGGCTGGATCTCCGACAAATACGGCGCGGCGAAAGTCACCTGGGCCGTGATGTGGGTGTGCTGGGTGTGCTTCTTCCTGCTGTCGTATCCGCAAACCCAGATGGTCGTGGAAACCGTCACGGGGCCGCTGGCCTTCCACATCGGCCTGTCGCCGCTGTGGTTCACCGTGCTGCTGTTCATCGTCGGCATCGCCATGGCCGTAGGCAAGGCGTCCGTCTTCAAGTTCATCGGCGATGATTTTTCCGACAATATCGGCGCCGTCTCGGGCGTGGTGGGCCTGGCCGGCGGCCTCGGCGGCTTCATCCTGCCCGTGATGTTCGGCGCCCTGGTGGATTTCACGGGCGTGCGTTCGAGCTCCTTCATGCTCTTGTACGGCACCGTCTGCGTCTCCCTCGTCTGGATGTATTTCTCGTTCAAGCCGCTGCGTGCGGCACCAACCACTCAACCTGCAGGAGTTACGCTGTGA